One window from the genome of Saccharomyces mikatae IFO 1815 strain IFO1815 genome assembly, chromosome: 4 encodes:
- the IVY1 gene encoding Ivy1p (similar to Saccharomyces cerevisiae IVY1 (YDR229W); ancestral locus Anc_8.450): protein MPGDNNEQVQGSPSSDQGLRVDWDDGNHYDVSPDRYAPHLSEFYPIVNNKKQVTSSAGSENNDHLDDMNHLRTSKVYSKARRASSITSGTSTINDLQTLITKRDVKETQEALSTLFRNSNAYSDSLLKTSQNGAEIAHSLENIAKLKGCNDETAEKLLSASGLFYLLSNHQLIMSKYFNDLLGDSLIDDIDEFKLQTKIMENKFKVQSKEQSLKLKLQERHNFDISKRKIRNLVSYRESLSSLQARLDQLETLKHDFYMDSYELVENTCNKVLNKVATVSRAQVEISENIARKGWSGGGLDELLCDADDPFSKKTDGPFTTTDADEETGGEEYNSDGGTGGNDVVLNELLEGTNQPSASKTSLSKSKTSTESSPHHTQSSSNEEGVRSRSTDSCNNDDDDDTDNLMGPENSFSLPPTRNSTDETAHTLRQLSIKEHNDNHDSDTDGMEDQSSNI, encoded by the coding sequence ATGCCCGGCGATAATAATGAACAAGTGCAGGGATCTCCTTCAAGTGACCAGGGACTAAGGGTTGACTGGGATGACGGAAACCATTATGATGTCTCTCCCGATAGATACGCACCCCATTTATCTGAATTTTATCCAATTgtaaataacaaaaaacaagTTACCAGTAGCGCTGGTTCAGAGAACAACGACCATCTGGACGACATGAACCATTTACGTACATCGAAAGTGTATTCCAAGGCACGCAGGGCATCGAGCATAACATCTGGTACAAGCACAATAAACGACTTGCAAACTCTGATTACGAAGAGAGATGTGAAAGAGACGCAGGAAGCCCTATCGACATTGTTCAGGAATTCGAATGCCTACTCCGATTCGTTATTGAAGACATCCCAGAATGGGGCGGAAATTGCACattctttggaaaatattGCCAAATTGAAGGGTTGTAACGATGAAACAGCAGAGAAATTATTAAGTGCGAGTGGGTTATTCTACCTTTTGTCCAACCACCAGCTCATAATGTCAAAGTATTTCAACGATTTGTTGGGAGATAGTTtaattgatgatattgatgaattcaaGTTACAGACCAAGATTATGGAGAATAAGTTCAAAGTACAGAGTAAAGAGCAAAGTTTAAAGTTGAAATTACAAGAAAGACACAATTTTGATATCtcgaaaaggaaaataagGAACTTAGTCTCATATCGAGAGAGTCTTTCCAGTTTACAAGCAAGATTAGATCAACTGGAGACACTCAAGCACGATTTTTACATGGACTCTTATGAACTAGTAGAAAACACATGTAATAAAGTACTCAACAAAGTTGCGACGGTATCTCGGGCACAAGTGGAAATCTCTGAAAATATTGCAAGGAAAGGTTGGTCCGGGGGCGGACTAGATGAACTGCTCTGCGATGCAGATGACCCATTCAGTAAAAAGACGGATGGGCCCTTCACGACAACCGACGCCGACGAAGAGACTGGGGGAGAAGAATACAACAGCGATGGCGGCACAGGTGGGAATGATGTGGTGCTCAATGAGCTATTAGAAGGAACCAACCAACCTTCCGCGTCAAAAACATCTTTATCGAAATCCAAAACCTCCACGGAATCTTCACCGCATCATACACAGTCAAGTTCAAACGAGGAAGGAGTACGAAGCAGGAGCACTGACAGCTGcaacaatgatgatgacgatgacaCAGACAATTTGATGGGTCcagaaaattcattttctttgccGCCTACAAGAAACTCCACTGATGAAACCGCACATACGTTGAGACAGTTGTCTATAAAAGAGCATAACGACAATCACGACAGTGATACTGATGGCATGGAAGACCAGTCAAGtaatatataa